The following are encoded in a window of Paenibacillaceae bacterium GAS479 genomic DNA:
- a CDS encoding transcriptional regulator, PadR family, giving the protein MVLISTYSQMLKGILEGCILNLIAQKEIYGYQLSVLLEQNGFSFVSEGSIYPLLLRMQKEGWIVGHLKSDAKSGGPPRKYYQLTEAGQEVLEQFREHWGQLKTSVDSIMK; this is encoded by the coding sequence ATGGTTCTTATTTCTACGTATAGTCAGATGTTAAAGGGAATATTGGAGGGATGTATCCTGAATCTCATTGCTCAAAAAGAGATATATGGGTACCAACTGTCGGTATTACTGGAGCAAAACGGCTTCTCATTTGTAAGTGAAGGCAGCATTTATCCATTATTACTTCGGATGCAAAAAGAGGGATGGATCGTCGGTCACCTAAAATCCGATGCCAAATCAGGAGGACCGCCTCGTAAATATTATCAACTTACTGAAGCTGGTCAAGAAGTGTTAGAGCAATTCCGTGAACATTGGGGACAATTAAAAACAAGTGTCGACTCTATAATGAAATAA
- a CDS encoding glycerophosphoryl diester phosphodiesterase: MIKKIAFLSLIISLVLIWSGWGIIWSGKEDGASTSRSSSWAENEFIAHAMGGIDGSSKTNSYEAFVSSYNKGYRLFEADLLQTTDGVLIARHDWSQKLQPGLLNQPGSVLTMSQFESSLILGKYKPLAWNDILQLMQEYPDFNLIIDTKANSKEKIQQQFEFLVNEARRADPSLLERIIPEIFSSEMYDIIMKIHPFPNKIYSLYKSRDSAANIVKFVKDNHISVVAMPTYRVFINPNLVYSLNKLGVKSYVHTVNSPKIMTLLRSFGVHGFYTDQESSPDTLAQAVDNPKSNNFQDILTMDWKK; this comes from the coding sequence ATGATTAAGAAAATAGCATTTTTAAGCTTAATAATTTCGCTTGTTCTTATTTGGAGCGGATGGGGAATTATATGGTCAGGGAAGGAGGATGGGGCTTCTACCAGCCGTAGCAGCAGTTGGGCGGAAAATGAATTCATTGCCCATGCAATGGGCGGAATCGATGGTTCCAGCAAGACGAACTCCTATGAGGCATTCGTATCGAGCTATAACAAAGGGTATCGTTTATTTGAAGCCGATCTTTTGCAAACAACAGACGGGGTACTTATTGCAAGGCATGATTGGTCGCAAAAGCTTCAGCCAGGTCTCCTAAATCAGCCAGGTTCTGTGTTAACGATGTCGCAATTCGAGAGCTCGCTTATACTGGGCAAATATAAGCCGTTAGCGTGGAATGATATCTTGCAATTGATGCAGGAATATCCTGATTTTAATTTGATCATTGATACGAAAGCAAATAGCAAAGAAAAAATCCAGCAACAGTTTGAGTTTTTAGTGAATGAGGCGCGCAGAGCGGATCCTTCTCTGCTAGAACGAATCATTCCTGAAATATTCAGTTCCGAAATGTATGATATTATTATGAAAATCCATCCCTTTCCCAATAAAATTTATTCGCTGTACAAATCTAGAGATTCGGCAGCAAATATAGTGAAATTTGTGAAGGATAATCATATTTCAGTCGTGGCTATGCCCACATATCGGGTGTTCATTAACCCCAACCTGGTCTACTCTCTAAATAAACTAGGGGTAAAAAGTTATGTTCACACCGTTAATAGCCCCAAAATCATGACCTTATTGCGCAGCTTTGGGGTGCATGGATTCTATACGGATCAAGAGTCTTCCCCAGATACTCTTGCGCAAGCAGTTGATAATCCAAAGAGTAATAATTTTCAGGATATATTAACGATGGATTGGAAAAAATAA
- a CDS encoding DNA-binding response regulator, OmpR family, contains REC and winged-helix (wHTH) domain: MAKNNILIVDDELEIREALVIYLKSDNVEVFTASNGIEALEILEKETIHLIIMDLMMPQLDGIKTTFKIRESKNIPIIMLSAKSEANDKILGLNVGADDYMTKPFNPLELIARVQSQLRRFTNLGAFQTTEDEIIQVRGLVLNKSSKTVEVDGEDIRLTSKEYKILELLMENKGRVFSLEQIYERVWNEPMLTSENTVAVHVRNIREKIEINPKDPKYLKVVWGIGYKIEKK; encoded by the coding sequence ATGGCTAAAAATAATATTCTTATCGTAGATGATGAATTGGAAATTAGAGAAGCGCTCGTGATTTACTTGAAAAGCGACAATGTTGAGGTGTTTACGGCCTCTAACGGTATCGAGGCTCTTGAAATATTAGAAAAAGAAACGATCCATCTGATCATTATGGATTTAATGATGCCGCAATTGGACGGAATAAAAACGACCTTTAAAATTCGGGAAAGCAAAAACATACCGATAATCATGCTCTCTGCCAAATCGGAAGCCAATGACAAGATCCTGGGCCTGAACGTAGGGGCTGATGATTACATGACAAAGCCGTTTAATCCTTTAGAGTTAATCGCCAGAGTTCAATCCCAACTGCGAAGGTTTACGAATTTGGGTGCATTTCAGACGACTGAGGACGAGATCATTCAGGTGAGAGGTTTGGTGCTCAATAAAAGCTCAAAAACCGTTGAAGTGGATGGCGAGGATATCAGGCTGACCTCCAAAGAATACAAAATTTTAGAGCTGCTGATGGAAAACAAGGGTAGGGTCTTTTCGCTTGAGCAGATTTATGAAAGAGTATGGAATGAGCCTATGTTAACCTCGGAAAATACGGTTGCTGTGCATGTTAGAAATATCCGGGAGAAAATTGAGATTAATCCCAAGGACCCAAAATACTTGAAGGTCGTATGGGGGATTGGATACAAAATTGAAAAAAAATAA
- a CDS encoding Signal transduction histidine kinase, with protein sequence MDTKLKKNKSKRKVSIDLIAILIMIVLWACAFPSDYYLHPRTIDFIQYFLLSTVVCLIVGKVLFHFNYSPKQREFWRGSALVYYVHLWKGRIKDRTITLSILIIFVLTAIAGICGWKVATSFYRRDTVWLILYVVLYVLLVIPYIMSRFSRFVKIVNGTKQIAEGNIQYTIQETGKDALSRLAGYINNMKLGYQSALDNQIKSERLKTELITNVSHDLKTPLTSIINYVDLLKKEELQSEKAQSYVQVLDRKSLRLKILIEDLFEVSKMTSGAIELDIETIDVATLLKQAIAEFSSNVGDASLEIREKIAQSPIYADLDGNKIWRVFENLIDNAKKYSLPGTRIYIYLDEDTDKVSFKIQNTAVYEIDFAAEELFERFKRVDESRQTEGSGLGLAIVKSIVELHRGDIKIEINGDQFNVIINLPKYSLVAG encoded by the coding sequence TTGGATACAAAATTGAAAAAAAATAAATCAAAACGAAAAGTCTCTATTGACCTCATAGCAATATTAATCATGATCGTTTTGTGGGCTTGTGCTTTTCCATCAGATTATTATTTGCATCCAAGAACTATCGATTTTATTCAATACTTTCTGTTGTCCACTGTTGTCTGCTTAATCGTGGGAAAGGTACTTTTCCATTTCAACTATTCTCCTAAGCAGCGTGAGTTTTGGCGGGGGAGCGCGCTGGTGTATTATGTTCATTTATGGAAAGGCAGGATTAAAGATAGAACTATTACGCTTTCTATCCTCATTATTTTTGTTTTAACAGCAATAGCAGGTATTTGTGGCTGGAAAGTAGCTACTAGTTTTTACAGGCGTGACACGGTATGGCTCATTCTTTATGTGGTCTTGTATGTTCTGCTCGTTATTCCATACATAATGAGCAGATTTAGTCGATTCGTGAAAATTGTCAACGGAACCAAACAAATTGCCGAAGGGAATATTCAGTATACAATTCAAGAAACGGGTAAGGACGCCCTTTCCAGGCTTGCCGGTTATATCAACAATATGAAGCTTGGATACCAGAGTGCGCTAGATAATCAAATTAAAAGCGAGCGTTTAAAGACGGAGCTAATCACGAACGTGTCGCATGATTTGAAAACCCCGCTTACTTCTATTATCAACTACGTAGATTTATTGAAAAAAGAAGAGCTGCAGTCAGAAAAAGCCCAGTCTTACGTCCAAGTTCTAGATCGAAAATCTTTGAGGCTCAAGATATTAATTGAAGATCTCTTTGAAGTGTCCAAAATGACCAGTGGCGCGATAGAACTAGATATTGAAACGATCGATGTGGCAACATTACTGAAGCAAGCCATTGCTGAATTTAGCTCCAATGTTGGCGATGCTTCGCTTGAGATTCGTGAGAAAATAGCCCAATCGCCTATTTATGCGGATTTAGACGGAAACAAAATTTGGCGTGTATTCGAAAATCTAATCGACAACGCAAAGAAGTACTCCCTCCCTGGTACCAGAATATATATTTATTTGGACGAAGATACCGATAAGGTTTCATTCAAAATCCAAAACACGGCCGTTTATGAAATTGATTTTGCTGCGGAAGAGTTGTTTGAGCGCTTCAAAAGAGTGGACGAGTCCCGTCAGACAGAGGGCTCTGGACTAGGCCTCGCAATTGTTAAAAGCATCGTTGAGCTGCACAGAGGAGATATCAAAATCGAAATTAATGGCGATCAGTTCAATGTCATCATAAATCTGCCTAAGTACAGTTTGGTTGCCGGGTGA
- a CDS encoding putative transposase, with the protein MEFLAGEGASYGYRKLTVLLRKRHGLQINKKKVYRLCKQMDVLRPQRQLKIKYPKRLANNRVLTSSNQWETDIKYGWIQGEQRFFFLLSIIDVFDRAIITYHIGLTCEARHLVQVTQEALMKRKLFDNVNSLVVRSDNGPQFISHRFEEACETFNLIHERIPPKTPNKNAHIESFHSILEAECYRRHEFETYPQAYEIVSQFIQDYNRIRIHGSIYDLSPYEYMTGIEEGTVAPKQIKV; encoded by the coding sequence ATGGAGTTTCTGGCTGGCGAAGGCGCGTCGTATGGCTACCGGAAGCTCACCGTGCTACTCCGAAAGCGGCATGGGCTACAGATCAATAAAAAGAAGGTTTATCGCCTGTGCAAGCAAATGGATGTGCTCCGCCCGCAGCGACAGCTAAAGATCAAGTATCCCAAGCGTCTGGCTAATAATCGCGTCCTTACAAGCTCCAATCAGTGGGAAACAGATATTAAGTACGGTTGGATCCAAGGCGAGCAGCGATTCTTCTTCTTGCTGAGTATCATCGATGTGTTTGATCGCGCGATAATTACTTATCACATTGGATTAACCTGTGAGGCAAGACATCTGGTTCAGGTCACGCAGGAAGCTCTGATGAAACGAAAGCTTTTTGACAATGTGAATTCGCTTGTCGTTCGATCCGACAACGGTCCGCAGTTTATTAGTCACCGATTTGAAGAAGCGTGTGAGACCTTCAATCTTATTCACGAGCGCATCCCGCCAAAAACGCCGAACAAGAATGCTCATATTGAGTCATTCCATTCCATCCTCGAAGCAGAATGTTATCGCCGCCATGAATTTGAAACGTATCCACAGGCCTATGAAATCGTCAGTCAGTTTATCCAGGATTATAACCGCATTCGAATCCACGGCAGCATCTACGATTTGTCTCCGTATGAATACATGACGGGAATCGAAGAAGGAACTGTAGCTCCGAAACAAATCAAAGTCTAA
- a CDS encoding Transposase → MKRRQYDLNFKKMVVAQGKEIGNMTTVARQHELDPKMVLRWAKELNRKDLDQLDGTSVKQSKFVPTAEDYAQLEKENEKLKKLFAEQALERDILKDLLKKTNPQLRIK, encoded by the coding sequence ATGAAGAGGAGGCAGTACGATCTGAATTTCAAGAAGATGGTGGTAGCCCAAGGGAAAGAGATTGGCAACATGACCACCGTAGCCAGGCAACATGAATTGGATCCGAAGATGGTTCTCAGATGGGCTAAAGAATTGAATCGTAAGGATCTCGATCAGTTGGACGGGACAAGCGTCAAACAATCGAAGTTCGTTCCAACAGCGGAAGATTATGCACAGCTGGAGAAAGAGAATGAAAAGCTTAAAAAGCTCTTCGCGGAGCAAGCCTTGGAGAGGGACATTCTCAAAGACCTACTAAAAAAAACAAACCCACAGTTGCGGATAAAATAG
- a CDS encoding Ser/Thr protein kinase RdoA involved in Cpx stress response, MazF antagonist: protein MSSILNVIEKLKLNVLNIEDVPESFSSEVYKISLANRENVYVKIPYNKDKLFREFQVLELLKDVIPVPKVLDLWDGDENSTGALLLSAIEGQPCTGNIDETVSFQIGMYHAMLHETKTPGYGQHVKNGFKLLDQNDWRLHMKSNFEKWKEPCKEILDPDLYEKCVIHFDGVFAALPELDGPCVVHMDFRPANILVNNNKVTGIIDFESARGGSSEIDFTKMNRYIWRVNPSTKLPYMEGYQTIRPIINLEAVLPFYDFYDAFCAVVWCKNRGIEKNQAFLQENIAILQKAIG from the coding sequence ATGAGTTCCATTCTGAACGTTATCGAAAAATTAAAGCTGAATGTCTTGAATATAGAAGATGTCCCAGAGTCATTTAGTTCTGAGGTATATAAAATTTCTCTCGCTAACAGGGAAAACGTATATGTCAAAATTCCATACAACAAGGATAAGCTATTTCGAGAATTTCAGGTGCTTGAACTATTAAAGGACGTAATACCTGTTCCTAAAGTATTGGACCTTTGGGACGGGGATGAAAATAGTACGGGGGCATTGCTTCTTTCAGCAATTGAAGGTCAGCCTTGTACAGGGAATATTGATGAGACAGTTTCTTTTCAAATTGGCATGTATCATGCGATGCTTCATGAGACTAAAACTCCAGGATACGGTCAGCATGTAAAGAATGGATTTAAGCTCCTTGATCAAAACGATTGGAGATTACATATGAAAAGTAATTTCGAAAAATGGAAAGAGCCCTGTAAAGAAATTCTCGATCCAGATTTGTATGAAAAATGTGTGATTCACTTTGATGGCGTCTTTGCTGCTTTACCAGAGCTTGACGGACCTTGCGTTGTTCATATGGATTTTAGACCCGCAAATATATTGGTGAACAATAACAAAGTCACGGGTATTATTGATTTTGAGAGTGCTCGTGGCGGATCATCTGAAATAGATTTCACTAAAATGAATAGATATATCTGGAGAGTAAACCCGAGCACAAAGTTACCGTACATGGAAGGGTACCAAACGATTCGCCCTATTATAAACCTGGAAGCAGTGCTTCCGTTTTATGATTTCTACGATGCTTTCTGTGCGGTTGTCTGGTGCAAAAACAGAGGCATCGAAAAAAACCAGGCATTTTTGCAGGAAAACATTGCTATTTTGCAGAAGGCTATAGGATAA
- a CDS encoding Protein N-acetyltransferase, RimJ/RimL family produces the protein MSNQFIIETNTIRLRAFSKIDYHGLYGLTRQSEITDMLPDWNMTEEQLEGFLEFVIASYESFDSKDVRILLAVEHKQDKKLIGWCGVFPNNLLDPAAREIAYAISKDYRNQGYTTSAVRAMISFIFSNTWLDQIVAIVKPHNHASRRVLEKAGLSHIHLTKLSDQEEYDYFEVKRNGVYDTETGPIIRRANVDDAEALAEMMKRTFDQEIKKWHTGEESPDNNLCPPAYDSVEMHKYLIRESCYYVIVLEGKRVGGVSVNYLGKRHARLDKIFIDPNFQGQGIGSKVISLLEKEFPFVEVWKLETSSKQISNHYFYEKMGFIRSYESEWEYGYEKINSIASRTKTEEIRTIEMAQSRIENQNLSNVEFTNCSMNETDFYKVNLKNGCYSDSNLQGSQVTDCNLSYSKFTNLNLTNVLLADLRLSNSEIELVSLDGVYFHDTNLGSEKKPILFERCDLSGSEIRSSDLSNVNINQCKMSGMKINNIPVEELLKSYYRSSEA, from the coding sequence ATGAGTAATCAATTTATCATTGAAACAAATACAATTAGACTACGGGCATTTTCCAAAATTGACTATCATGGGCTTTATGGACTTACAAGACAATCAGAAATTACAGATATGCTACCTGATTGGAATATGACGGAGGAACAACTTGAAGGATTTCTAGAGTTTGTAATAGCTAGTTATGAGAGTTTCGATTCTAAAGATGTACGAATCTTATTAGCAGTTGAGCATAAACAGGATAAGAAGCTTATTGGATGGTGTGGTGTATTTCCTAATAATCTGTTAGATCCTGCAGCCAGGGAAATTGCGTATGCGATCTCAAAGGATTATAGAAATCAGGGTTACACCACGAGTGCAGTCCGAGCAATGATATCATTCATTTTTAGCAATACATGGCTTGATCAAATTGTTGCGATTGTAAAACCACATAACCATGCCTCAAGAAGAGTACTGGAAAAGGCGGGTTTGAGTCATATTCATCTTACAAAGCTCTCTGATCAAGAGGAATATGATTATTTTGAAGTGAAAAGAAATGGAGTTTACGATACAGAAACAGGGCCGATCATTCGCAGAGCAAATGTAGACGATGCTGAAGCTTTAGCAGAAATGATGAAAAGAACATTTGACCAAGAAATAAAAAAATGGCATACAGGCGAGGAAAGCCCAGATAATAACCTTTGTCCTCCAGCATATGATTCGGTAGAAATGCACAAATACTTGATCAGGGAATCCTGTTATTATGTCATTGTGCTCGAAGGAAAAAGGGTTGGTGGAGTTAGTGTCAACTATTTAGGGAAAAGACACGCAAGGCTGGATAAGATATTTATTGATCCGAACTTTCAAGGGCAGGGTATTGGCTCGAAGGTCATTTCTTTGCTAGAAAAAGAGTTCCCGTTTGTCGAGGTATGGAAGTTGGAAACGTCTAGTAAGCAAATTAGTAATCATTATTTTTATGAAAAAATGGGATTCATCAGGAGTTATGAGTCTGAATGGGAGTACGGATATGAAAAAATAAACTCGATTGCATCTCGGACAAAAACAGAGGAAATCCGGACCATTGAAATGGCTCAATCAAGGATTGAAAATCAGAATCTCTCGAATGTAGAGTTCACAAACTGCTCCATGAACGAGACAGATTTCTACAAAGTTAATCTTAAAAACGGCTGTTATAGCGATAGTAATCTACAAGGTAGCCAGGTTACCGATTGTAATCTAAGCTACTCTAAATTCACCAACCTAAATCTCACCAATGTCCTTCTTGCCGATCTGCGATTAAGTAATAGTGAGATTGAATTAGTATCCTTAGATGGCGTTTATTTTCATGATACAAATCTTGGATCGGAGAAGAAGCCCATTTTATTTGAACGATGTGATCTAAGTGGTAGCGAGATACGCAGTAGTGATCTTTCAAACGTAAATATTAATCAATGTAAAATGTCGGGAATGAAAATTAATAATATACCTGTTGAAGAACTATTGAAGTCATATTATAGATCTTCAGAAGCATAG